The genomic stretch TGCGACGGCCAGGTGCGGGTCACCGCGGATCTGCTGGGCCTGACCCCGAGCCAACCTCCCTTCAGTACGCCACTGCTGGCCGGGCGCCAGCTCTGCGTGGAGGCCCTCAGGGGCTGGCTGCAATCGGCGACACCTCCGGGACCGGCGGCGTCTCGGCAGGCTGATGGGCGTCCCACCAGGCCAGCAGCTCCCTCAGCACCGCATTGCTGAGGGCCAGTCCCTGCGGATCCGCCAGACGCCAGCGTCGGCCCTCCACCAGCAGCAGCCCCCGCTCGCGCCAGGGGGCCATCCAGCCGTGCAGCGATGCGCGATCAGCCTCACTCAGGCCCGCTGCCTGGGCAAGCCGCTCCAGGTTTACCCCTTCGCGTCGGCGCAGACCCACCATCAGCCACTCATCGAACGGCGGCTGCCCCGCCGCCGGGACGGCCGACCTGGTCTGCAGCCAGGCGGCATAGGCCTCCCGGGTGCGGGGCCTGGCCTGACGCTGGCCGTAGGGAGCCGACGTGGCCCCCAGTCCGAAACCCCACCAGCCGGCCCCACTCCAGTAAACGCGGTTGTGGCGGGACGCGTGCCCGGGCAGGGCGTAGTTGGAGATCTCGTAGCGGCCGAAGCCGGCGCTCCGCAGCAGCTCGCCGGTGAGGTCCATCAGGTCGGCCCCCAGATCCGGATCCGGCAGGGGCAGCTCTCCGCGCTTCTGCAGGCGCTCGAACACGGTGCCCGGCTCCACGATCAGGTCGTAGACGGAAAGATGGGGAGGCCCCAGCTCGAGGGCCTGCTGCAGCTGCTGCCGCCAGTGGGGCAGATCCTGCTCGGGGAGACCCTGAATCAGATCCAGACTCCAGCTGACCAGGTCGCCGGCGGCCTGGGCCCGGCTCAGCCAGCCGGCGGCCTGGAGCAGATGCTGACGGCGATGGCGGCGGCCGAGACGCTCCAGCACGGCGTCATCGAAGCTCTGCCCCCCCAGGCTCACCCGGTTGATGCCCAGCGCCAGCATCCCCTCCAGCCTCGGGCGGTCGAAGCTGGCCGGATCCATCTCCAGGGTGATCTCAGCTCCAGGGGAGAAGCCGAAGCGCTGGCGCAGGCCATCCAGGAGCTTCCCCATCTGCTCGGGGGTCAGCAGCGACGGGGTGCCGCCACCGATGTAGACGGTGGAGAGAGGGGCCGGGTTCTCAGAAACGGCGATCTCAGCCTGCAGCAGTGGCAGGTAGGCGGCGATCGAGGCGGAATGGGCACCGTCGGCCTTGTCCCCCAGGGGCACCACCGCGAAGTCGCAGTAGAAGCAGCGGCGGTGGCAGAAGGGGATGTGGAGGTAGGCGGCGCGGGGTGCGTTCAAGACCTGGAATGGGGTTGGGCGCGGTCGCCTTCAGGATTCGCCACATGTCCATAGGCAAATGTACGGATACCTTTCCCGGTCAAACGGGGCGGGATCAGCCATGCTGCGGGTTCTGGCCCTGGGCAGCCACAACAGGCACATGGTGGACCCGCTCATCCTGCTGCTGTTCCTGATCTCCGGCGCAGCCACCGGCTGGCTGGGGGTGGATCTGCTGCCGGAGAACCTGCTGATCGAGGTGACGAACCTCGAGGGCCTGCGCTGGGTGCTGGGAGGCTTCGGGGCCTTCTTCGGGCTGCTGGCCGGATTCTTCTTTCAGCTGCTGCGGCGCCGTCTGATGCGCCAGGTGCGCTCGATGCCCACCGACCTCCTGGTGAGCCGCGCCGTGGGGCTGATCCTGGGCCTGCTGGTGGCCAACCTGCTGCTGGCCCCGATCCTGCTGCTTCCCCTGCCCTGGGAGGTGATTTTCGTGAAGCCGCTGGCGGCGGTGCTGAGCAACGTGTTCTTCGGGGTCCTGGGGTACAACCTCGCCGAGGTGCACGGGCGCACGCTGCTGCGGCTGTTCAACCCTGCCAGCACCGAGGCTCTGCTCGTGGCCGATGGGGTCCTGCAGCCAGCCACCGCCAAGATCCTCGACACCAGCGTGATCATCGACGGACGCATCCGTGGTCTGCTGGATTCGGGCCTGCTGGAGGGTCAGGTGATCGTGGCCCAGGCCGTGATCGATGAACTGCAGCAGCTGGCCGACTCGGGCAATGCCGAGAAGCGGGGCAAGGGCAGGCGCGGTCTCAACCTGCTGGCCGCCCTGCGCGAGACCTACGGCCGCCGCCTGGTGGTGAACAGCACCCGCTACGAGGGCAACGGCGCCGACGACAAGCTGCTCAAGCTGACCGCCGACACCGGCGGCACCCTGCTCACCGCCGACTACAACCTGGCCAAGGTGGCCGAGGTGCAGGATCTCCGAGTGATGAACCTGAGCGCCCTGGTGATCGCCCTGCGGCCCGAAGTGCAGCCAGGCGACGCCCTGCAGCTCAAGATCGTGCGCGAGGGCAAGGAGGCCAACCAGGGGGTTGGCTACCTGGAGGACGGCACGATGGTGGTGGTGGAATCCGCCCGGGCGCGCATCGGCCAGCGCCTGCCCGTGACGGTGACCGGAGCCCTGCAGACCCCAGCCGGACGCATGGTCTTCGCCCGCTGTGACCAGGATGGCCCGAAACAGCCCGCCACGGTCCAGCAGCCGACGGGCCCCCGCTAGGCTCCCATCCAGGCCCTGTAGAGCGTTTTCAGATGTCGGTGTCGGCCCCTTACTACGGCGATTCCGCCGTGATGCGCACACCGCCGCCCGATCTGCCGTCGCTGCTGCTGAAGGAGCGGATCGTCTACCTCGGCCTGCCCCTCTTCTCCGATGACGACGCCAAGCGTCAGATGGGGATCGATGTGACCCAGCTGATCATTGCCCAGCTTCTCTATCTCGAGTTCGACAATCCCGAGAAGCCGATCTTCTTCTACATCAACTCCACCGGCACCAGCTGGTACTCCGGGGATGCCATCGGCTTTGAAACCGAGGCTTTCGCCATCTGCGACACCATCCGCTACGTGAAGCCGCCGGTGCACACCATCTGCATCGGCCAGGCCATGGGCACCGCCGCGATGATTCTCTCGGCCGGCGCCAAGGGCCACCGGGCCGCCCTGCCCCACGCCTCGATCGTTCTGCACCAGCCACGCTCGGGTGCCCGCGGCCAGGCCAGCGACATCCAGATCCGCGCCCAGGAAGTGCTGCACAACAAGCACGTGATGCTGGAGATGCTCTCCCACAACACCGGCCGCAGCGTCGAGCAGCTCTCGAAGGATTCCGACCGCATGACCTACCTCACGCCGCGGGAGGCCCTGGAATACGGCCTGATCGACCGGATCCTCACCAGCCAGAAGCCGCTGCCGGTCCCCCTGGCCGGCTCGGTCTGACCCTGGACCGCTGAACTCGCTGATCTGAGCCGGCCCCCGCTCGTCCGTCACCCCGTCACCACCCCGTTCCGAACCCACCGCCATGCCCATCGGCACCCCCAGCGTTCCCTATCGCCTGCCCGGCAGCCAGTACGAGCGCTGGGTCGACATCTACACCCGCCTCGGCGTGGAGCGGATCCTCTTCCTTGGCCAGGAGGTCAATGACGGCATCGCCAACAGCCTGGTGGCCCAGATGCTGTACCTGGATTCCGAGGACAGCAGCAAGCCGATCTACCTCTACATCAATTCCCCGGGTGGATCGGTCACCGCCGGGCTGGCGATCTACGACACGATCCAGTACGTCAAATCGGACGTGGTGACCATCTGCGTGGGCCTCGCCGCCAGCATGGGTGCCTTCCTGCTGGCGGCGGGCACCAAGGGCAAGCGTCTGGCTCTGCCGCACGCCCGGATCATGATCCACCAGCCCCTGGGTGGCACCAGCCAGCGTCAGGCCAGCGACATCGAGATCGAGGCCCGCGAGATCCTGCGGATCAAGGACATGCTCAACCAGAGCCTGGCCGACATGTGCGGTCAGAGCCTCGAGAAGGTCACCAAGGACACCGACCGCGACTACTTCCTCAGTGCGGCCGAGGCCAAGGACTACGGCCTGATCGACCGGGTGATCTCCCACCCGAGTGAAGCCTGAGCGGCCAGGCGCGACCCTAAAGTCGCTGTTTGCCCTGCCCGATTCGCCGGATGGCCCAGCTCTTCTACGACTCCGACGCCGATCTGAGCCTGCTCGACGGCAAGACGGTGGCCATCATCGGCTACGGCTCCCAGGGCCACGCCCATGCCCTGAACCTCAAGGACAGCGGCGTGAATGTGGTGGTGGGCCTCTACGAAGGCAGCCGCTCGGCGGAGAAGGCCAGGGCCGATGGCCTCGAAGTGATGAGCGTGGCCGAGGCGGCCGAGCGCGCCGACTGGATCATGGTGCTTCTGCCCGATGAAACCCAGAAGGCCGTCTACGACGCTGAAATCGCGCCGCATCTCAAGCCCGGCAAGGTCCTCAGCTTCGCCCATGGCTTCAACATCCGCTTCGGGCTGATTCAGCCCCCCGCCGACGTCGATGTGGTGATGATCGCCCCCAAGGGACCTGGCCACACCGTGCGCTGGGAATACCAGAACGGCCAGGGGGTGCCTGCCCTGTTCGCCATCCATCAGGATGCCAGCGGCAAGGCCCGCGACCTGGCCATGGCCTATGCCAAGGCCATCGGGGGCACCCGCGCCGGCATCCTGGAAACCAACTTCAAGGAGGAAACCGAGACCGACCTCTTCGGTGAGCAGGCCGTGCTCTGCGGCGGCCTCAGCGAGCTGGTGAAGGCTGGCTTCGAAACCCTGGTGGATGCGGGTTACCAGCCCGAACTCGCCTACTTCGAATGCCTGCATGAAGTGAAGCTGATCGTGGATCTGATGGTGAAGGGCGGCCTCACCGCCATGCGCGATTCGATCTCCAACACAGCTGAGTACGGCGATTACGTAAGCGGTCCGCGTCTGATCACCGCCGACACCAAGGCCGAGATGAAGCGCATCCTTGCCGACATCCAGGACGGCACCTTCGCCCGCAACTTCGTGGCCGAATGCGAGGCCGGCAAGCCGGAGATGATCAAGGCTCGCCACCGCGACGCAGCCCATCCGGTCGAGCAGGTGGGCGTTGGCCTGCGGTCCATGTTCAGCTGGCTGAAGGCCTCCTGAAGCGGGATCTCCCCGGTGGCTCAGACCTGCGGTACAGGCTGAATCTGCCTGTGCTGGCCTGGGGTAGTGCCCAGGCCAGCACAAGTCTCACCCTGGCGTCAGCAGCCTGGATGGTGAGCGGACTGAGCGCCTCCCCCCTGGTGAACAGCCTGCTGCCGGGCCTGGTCACCCTGCCGGCGCTGCTGCCCCTGATCCGCCGTCCCCTGGCCGGGGTGATGCTCCAGCTGGTGGCGGTGCTCCTGTTGCTGGGCCTGGGGGTGAGCACCAGCTCGGCCGTTGGCTCCCCGGCAGCCGGAACCTCCAGTCCCGTGCTGCTGGCCATGGCCTCGGTGCTGGCCGTCGCGCTGGGAACGCGGATGACCGACCTGCCCCTGCAGAGGACCCTGCTGGCGAGGCACCAGCTGCCGATGGGTCAGCTGAGGCGGGCCGGGGAACTGGGTTCCCTGCTCGGCCATGGGCTCACGGCGCTGTTGTTCCCGATTGGCCGTGCCCTGCTCCAGTTCAGCCAGGCCCTGCTGCTGCTGCTGCCGGTGCTGCCCCTGGCCCGTCAGGCCGGGGGTGTCGCCCGGGGCGACCAGGCACCGGACGCAGGCACCGCGTCGGCGCCGTTGACGTTCAGCTGGCGCTGCTGCCTGCAGGGGATGCTGTTCGGCGGACTTTTCGGACTGCTGCCGCTGTGGGTGCGCCAGGTGGAAGCCGGCACCTGCCTGGATTTCGGCCTAGTGCTGACCGCCTATGGCCTGGGACGCAGCCTGGGCGGGACCTGGGGACTGGGTTGGTGGCCGGCTGCCCGGTCACTGGTGGGGACACGCCGGGAAGGAGCGTTCCGCTTCCTGGCCATGGCCCTGGTGCTGATCGCGACCCGCTGGCTGCCGGGCTGGGGGTCCCTGCTGATTTTCCTCCCCCTGGGCGGGCTGGCTCAGGCCAGCGACCTGGCCCAGGTCAGGGGCCTGTCTCAGCTGGGCGATGAGCCCCTGCGCTGGCAGATCCTGGCGCGCTCCGGGGCCATCGGCGGCCTGCTTGGCAGCCTGGCCATGGGCCTGATGGCGCAGCTGCTCGGGCTGTCCGTGGCCCTGCCCGTGCAGATCGGCCTGTTCCTGGCGGCGGCCCTGCTGCTGTCGCCGCGACGGCAGTGATCAGCGTGGCGGCCTCGCTCCAGCTCTGGCTGCTGCTGCTGCTGGCCGGCGCCCTGGATCGCCTGGTGGGTGATCCGATCAGCTGGCCCCATCCCGTTCAGGCAATGGGCTGGGCGATCCAGCGGCTGCGCGCCCCCGGGGAGCGCTGGGCCGGAGATCATCCCCTCCGGCTGCGCCTGGTGGGGATGGCGCTCACCGCCCTGGTGGTGAGCGTCAGTGGCCTGGCCGGCTGGAGCCTGGAACGGCTGGCGCTTGGCTCCGCTCCAGCTCTCCCCATGCCGTCCCCGCTGGCCTGGCTCGGCTTGCCCGTGCTGATGGTGGCTCTGGCCAGCGCCCTGGCCGCCGGCAGCCTCGAGACGGCCGTGAGGGCCGTCCTGGCACCGATCAGCGCCCCGCCGTGTCCAGAGGCCGACGAGGAGGAGGCCGGGCTGGAAGCGGGGCGCCGGCAGCTGGCCCTGATCGTGGGCCGGGATGTGCAGGGGCTCAGCCGGGAGGAGGTGATGCGCGGAGTGGCCGAAACCGCCGCGGAGAACGCCGTCGATGGCCTCTTCGGCCCATTGTTCTGGATGCTGACCGGCGCCGGGCTCTGGTCGGCCCTGGGGGTCGCTGATGGTGTTCCTGGCCCCCTGAGCCTGGCCTGGATGTACAAGGCCGCCAGCACTCTGGATTCGATGCTCGGCTACAGGCGGGGCCGCCTGCGCTGGCTTGGCACCGCCGGGGCCCGGCTCGATGACCTGCTCACCTGGCTGCCTGCCCGACTGGTGGCGTTCAGCCTGCCGGCTGCGGCCGGCAGAGTCGGTGAGAGTCTTCGCCTGGGGAGGGAGGCCCTGCGCCAGGGGCGAGCCGATCCATCCCCCAACGCCGGGGTGTCGATGGCGGCCTTCGCCCTGGCGGCCGGGGTTCAGCTGGGCGGCGTGAACCACTACGGCGGAGTGGCCAGGGCCAAACCGATCCTCGGCCGGGGGTACCCATCAGCCGATCCCGCCGCCATCGCCCGGATTCTGAGGTTGACCGCCCGGCTCGAGGCCCTCTGGCTGGCCCTGACTCTGCCCCTGCTGCTCAGTCTGAGTCAGGTTCAGTAGGCACCGCGATCTCGCGGGTAGAGGATCACTCCCACCGTGCGCAGGATGATCGCCAGATCCAGCAGGACCGTGCGGCGGCGCACGTAGCTGACATCGAGCCGGACACGGGCGTCGTAGCTGAGGTTGTTGCGCCCCGACACCTGCCAGAGCCCGGTGAGGCCCGGTCGCACCGCAAGCACCTCATCCATCTGACGGCCGTAGCGGTCCAGTTCGTCCCAGACGATCGGCCGCGGGCCGACCACGCTCATCTGGCCCTTGAGCACATTGATGAACTGGGGCAGCTCGTCGAGGCTGGAGCGCCGCAGGAATCCACCGATCGGGGTGATGCGCGGGTCGGCCTTGAGCTTGAAGTCCTTCTTGAATTCCGCCTTGAGTTCAGGCGACTGCTCCAGCAGGGTCTTGAGGATGCGGTCGGCATCCTTGCGCATCGTGCGGAACTTGATGCAACCGAAGCCCTTGTAGCCGCGGCCGATCCGACGCTGCACGTAGAAGACCGGCCCGGGCGAGCTCAGTTTCACCAGCACCGCCAGCAGCAGCAGCAGGGGACTGCCCAGGGCCAGCACCGCCAGGGAGAACACGATGTCGCCGCTGCGCTTGAGCACGCGGGATCGCTTCGACTGCGCCTGGATCAGCTGCTCGGCCGTGGGCACCGCGGTGATCATCGAATCAGCGACCACGAGCGGGGGGACCAAGTGCAGAGGCCGGGCAACGGAGCCGGCGGCCTCACAGGCGCTGAGCAACGTTCCGGACATCAACGCCCCCAAGGTGAGCGAACTCTAAAAATCGATTGGTCAACTCACCAGCTCTCGCGGTCACTCACCCCAGAGGCACAGCGCCGCAGTCGCTGCTGATGCCCCTGCCAGCGGCGCTCCAGAACCGCCTGCAGCCGCTGGCGGAAGCGCTCCGGCGAGAAACGCTCGGCCCACTGGCGCTGGCGCTCCGCGGGCAGGCAGTGCCACAACTGTCCCTGCTCGAAATGCTCCAGCGCCTGAACCAGGGCCGTGGCGGTCTGCTGCTCGAACAGAAGGCCGGTGGGATGGGGGGCCTCGGCGGTCAGGCAGCGGACCGTGTCGAGCAGCCCCCCCTGGCCGAGGCCGATCACAGGAGCACCCGCGGCCATGGCCTCCACAGGGGCGATGCCGAAATCCTCCAGACCGGCGTAGAGGTAGGCCCGGCAGCGGCCCATCAGATGAGTCACCCGCTCGGCGGAACAGGCCCCCAGCAGCGTCACGGTGGGGCCGGCCAGGGCCTGCAGGCGGGCCCGCTCCGGCCCGTCGCCCACCACCAGCAGGGGCAGGCCCAGGCGATTGCAGGCCTCGATCACCAGATCCACCCGCTTGTAGGGCACCAGGCGGCAAAGGCTCAGGTAGAAGTCGCCCCGGGGCAGGTCCCAGCGAAAACGGTCGACCGCCACAGGCGGATGCAGCACCTGGCTGAAGCGGCGCCAGCAGCGCCAGATCCGCCGTGCCGTGAAGCGCGAGTTGGCCAGCAGATGGTCGACCCGTGTGCTGCTGCTCACATCCCACTGGCGCAGCTGATGCAGCTGCCAGCGCACCCAGGGGCCCAGGGGGCCTCGGGCGATGGCAGACCCGGCCAGGTAGGCCTGCATCTGGTCCCAGGCGTAGCGGACCGGTGTGTGCACATAACTGATGTGGAGCTGATCGGGGCCGGTGAGCACCCCCTTGGCCACCAGGTGGTTGCTGCTGAGCACCAGGGGATAGCCCCCGAGATCGAGCTGCTCGATCGCCAGCGGCAGCAACGGCAGGTACTGCTGCACATGGCTCACCCCCCAGGGCAGGCGCTGGATGAAACTCGTCCGGATGTGCCGGCCCTCCAGCCAGCTGCCCGGCCGGGCACTCTCGCCATCCACCAGAGCGAAGAGGCTGGCGGCGGGACGGCCCTCGCCGAGAAGCCGATCGATCTGCTGCACCACCAGTTCGGCCCCACCGACCGAGCGCGGCGTGAACCACTCGTGCACGAGGGCGATCCGGCTGGGAAGTCCTGACATGCCGGCACGGTAGGGCCCGCGCCTGTGCGATCACATCACGAAAACTCTCAGCTGATTGCGTGCCCAGGCCTGGATCTGGATGCTGAACTGAGCTCAGCCAGCCATGCCCATCCGCGACCTGCTTGAAGATGCCCTCGAGGAACCCTCGATCGGGCTCACCCCATGCTTCAGCTGGCATGCCACCCCCGTGGGAATCGCTGCCCTCTGGCGTGCTGGAGCGGCTCCAGCCATCCCTCCGTACGAGACCGCCCTCAAGGAAGGGCTCGACGTCGGGCTGGATCTCAGCCGCGAAGAACGGGAGTTCCACCAGGTGCGCATGGGGCTGGTGCTTCTGTTCCATTCCTGATGCAGCCGAACCGATGAGTGAGCCCCCCGGCAACTCCACTCCAGCGCGGGGGGCGGTATCGATCTGGCAGCTCAAGCCCTGGTGGTGCCAGCCCTGGTCCATCCTGCTCACCGGGGTGCTCCTGATCGCCGGCAGCTGGTTCTGGCTGGGCCGCTGGTGGCTTACCGTTCCTCTCTCCACAGGCGTGCTGCTGTGGTGGTGGCTGTTCCTCGTGCTGATGCCCCGTCAGCTGAGCAGCCTGTCAGGACCGGAGGACATCGGTTGAAATGCAACCGATCCGACAGCGTCAGCTCCAGCCTTTCCGTTGGATGGTGATGACGGCACGATCCAGAGGGCGTACGCCATTCCGTTCCTTCCCAACCACGAGTCGCCATGAGTTACGAACCCGGTACCAGTGAATGCCGGCTGCTGATCGACAGCAAGGACCAGATCGAAGCAGTCCTGGCCAACCTCGCCAAGCTCGAGAACACCGATCACATCCGCATGCAGTTGCTGGCGGTCTACAACCAGCTGGAAGGTCTCCACGACCTCAGGCGGAGCAAGCCAGCCGCGGCGATCCCAGGCAGGGATGGAAGCGCCTGAGGAATGCATCCAGCTCGATCGGTCCGCAGCGCCGCCGCCAGCCCTGCTCGGCGATGGGGTGCCTCCAGGCGGTGATCCGAAGCGGCAGGCGTCCCTGAGGTCTGTACACGATCAGATAGCGGTAACGGCAATCGCGGCGAAACTCCGGCGACCCCAGGGGTTCGGCATGGAGATGGCAGCGCAGGAAGCCGGCCACCAGACCGCCTGGACCGTGCCCATCGGTCCGGCAGGTCTCGAGGGCAGTACCCAGCCTCAGGGCCGCCCCGGCTGGATCCCCCTGACGGGGGAAGTAGAGATGAACAGGTC from Synechococcus sp. CBW1107 encodes the following:
- a CDS encoding DUF6737 family protein — translated: MSEPPGNSTPARGAVSIWQLKPWWCQPWSILLTGVLLIAGSWFWLGRWWLTVPLSTGVLLWWWLFLVLMPRQLSSLSGPEDIG
- a CDS encoding sugar transferase; its protein translation is MITAVPTAEQLIQAQSKRSRVLKRSGDIVFSLAVLALGSPLLLLLAVLVKLSSPGPVFYVQRRIGRGYKGFGCIKFRTMRKDADRILKTLLEQSPELKAEFKKDFKLKADPRITPIGGFLRRSSLDELPQFINVLKGQMSVVGPRPIVWDELDRYGRQMDEVLAVRPGLTGLWQVSGRNNLSYDARVRLDVSYVRRRTVLLDLAIILRTVGVILYPRDRGAY
- a CDS encoding PIN/TRAM domain-containing protein — protein: MVDPLILLLFLISGAATGWLGVDLLPENLLIEVTNLEGLRWVLGGFGAFFGLLAGFFFQLLRRRLMRQVRSMPTDLLVSRAVGLILGLLVANLLLAPILLLPLPWEVIFVKPLAAVLSNVFFGVLGYNLAEVHGRTLLRLFNPASTEALLVADGVLQPATAKILDTSVIIDGRIRGLLDSGLLEGQVIVAQAVIDELQQLADSGNAEKRGKGRRGLNLLAALRETYGRRLVVNSTRYEGNGADDKLLKLTADTGGTLLTADYNLAKVAEVQDLRVMNLSALVIALRPEVQPGDALQLKIVREGKEANQGVGYLEDGTMVVVESARARIGQRLPVTVTGALQTPAGRMVFARCDQDGPKQPATVQQPTGPR
- the hemW gene encoding radical SAM family heme chaperone HemW — its product is MNAPRAAYLHIPFCHRRCFYCDFAVVPLGDKADGAHSASIAAYLPLLQAEIAVSENPAPLSTVYIGGGTPSLLTPEQMGKLLDGLRQRFGFSPGAEITLEMDPASFDRPRLEGMLALGINRVSLGGQSFDDAVLERLGRRHRRQHLLQAAGWLSRAQAAGDLVSWSLDLIQGLPEQDLPHWRQQLQQALELGPPHLSVYDLIVEPGTVFERLQKRGELPLPDPDLGADLMDLTGELLRSAGFGRYEISNYALPGHASRHNRVYWSGAGWWGFGLGATSAPYGQRQARPRTREAYAAWLQTRSAVPAAGQPPFDEWLMVGLRRREGVNLERLAQAAGLSEADRASLHGWMAPWRERGLLLVEGRRWRLADPQGLALSNAVLRELLAWWDAHQPAETPPVPEVSPIAASP
- the cbiB gene encoding adenosylcobinamide-phosphate synthase CbiB; translated protein: MAASLQLWLLLLLAGALDRLVGDPISWPHPVQAMGWAIQRLRAPGERWAGDHPLRLRLVGMALTALVVSVSGLAGWSLERLALGSAPALPMPSPLAWLGLPVLMVALASALAAGSLETAVRAVLAPISAPPCPEADEEEAGLEAGRRQLALIVGRDVQGLSREEVMRGVAETAAENAVDGLFGPLFWMLTGAGLWSALGVADGVPGPLSLAWMYKAASTLDSMLGYRRGRLRWLGTAGARLDDLLTWLPARLVAFSLPAAAGRVGESLRLGREALRQGRADPSPNAGVSMAAFALAAGVQLGGVNHYGGVARAKPILGRGYPSADPAAIARILRLTARLEALWLALTLPLLLSLSQVQ
- a CDS encoding ATP-dependent Clp protease proteolytic subunit, which codes for MSVSAPYYGDSAVMRTPPPDLPSLLLKERIVYLGLPLFSDDDAKRQMGIDVTQLIIAQLLYLEFDNPEKPIFFYINSTGTSWYSGDAIGFETEAFAICDTIRYVKPPVHTICIGQAMGTAAMILSAGAKGHRAALPHASIVLHQPRSGARGQASDIQIRAQEVLHNKHVMLEMLSHNTGRSVEQLSKDSDRMTYLTPREALEYGLIDRILTSQKPLPVPLAGSV
- a CDS encoding ATP-dependent Clp protease proteolytic subunit — protein: MPIGTPSVPYRLPGSQYERWVDIYTRLGVERILFLGQEVNDGIANSLVAQMLYLDSEDSSKPIYLYINSPGGSVTAGLAIYDTIQYVKSDVVTICVGLAASMGAFLLAAGTKGKRLALPHARIMIHQPLGGTSQRQASDIEIEAREILRIKDMLNQSLADMCGQSLEKVTKDTDRDYFLSAAEAKDYGLIDRVISHPSEA
- the ilvC gene encoding ketol-acid reductoisomerase, with translation MAQLFYDSDADLSLLDGKTVAIIGYGSQGHAHALNLKDSGVNVVVGLYEGSRSAEKARADGLEVMSVAEAAERADWIMVLLPDETQKAVYDAEIAPHLKPGKVLSFAHGFNIRFGLIQPPADVDVVMIAPKGPGHTVRWEYQNGQGVPALFAIHQDASGKARDLAMAYAKAIGGTRAGILETNFKEETETDLFGEQAVLCGGLSELVKAGFETLVDAGYQPELAYFECLHEVKLIVDLMVKGGLTAMRDSISNTAEYGDYVSGPRLITADTKAEMKRILADIQDGTFARNFVAECEAGKPEMIKARHRDAAHPVEQVGVGLRSMFSWLKAS
- a CDS encoding glycosyltransferase codes for the protein MSGLPSRIALVHEWFTPRSVGGAELVVQQIDRLLGEGRPAASLFALVDGESARPGSWLEGRHIRTSFIQRLPWGVSHVQQYLPLLPLAIEQLDLGGYPLVLSSNHLVAKGVLTGPDQLHISYVHTPVRYAWDQMQAYLAGSAIARGPLGPWVRWQLHQLRQWDVSSSTRVDHLLANSRFTARRIWRCWRRFSQVLHPPVAVDRFRWDLPRGDFYLSLCRLVPYKRVDLVIEACNRLGLPLLVVGDGPERARLQALAGPTVTLLGACSAERVTHLMGRCRAYLYAGLEDFGIAPVEAMAAGAPVIGLGQGGLLDTVRCLTAEAPHPTGLLFEQQTATALVQALEHFEQGQLWHCLPAERQRQWAERFSPERFRQRLQAVLERRWQGHQQRLRRCASGVSDRESW